A genomic segment from Oncorhynchus clarkii lewisi isolate Uvic-CL-2024 chromosome 14, UVic_Ocla_1.0, whole genome shotgun sequence encodes:
- the LOC139366067 gene encoding homeobox protein Nkx-2.5-like — translation MFSSPSTSTPFSVKDILNLEHHTGAEDLVSLDISPRMDCALPTSCMLARLKQEPLREISSGSSLFGEELHGVKANRNTDFNFAAAFYGKSFLEMDIKDGKTDSLEGKHRKDMSYISQSEPGEDLKSEDPDRPAKPRKRRKPRVLFSQAQVYELERRFKQQKYLSAPERDHLAGVLKLTPTQVKIWFQNRRYKCKRQRQDQSLEMVGIPPPRRISVPVLVRDGKPCLGDSTTYNSSYNVGLNHFTYNSYPAFSNYPSPGCNMNHACNYPTTAVQSIQPSQNNGNYMNFGVGELNVQNTFPSGNGVSSLHGIRAW, via the exons ATGTTTTCCAGCCCCAGTACGTCCACACCCTTCTCGGTTAAGGATATATTAAACCTGGAGCACCACACTGGTGCTGAGGACCTGGTCTCACTGGACATCTCTCCACGGATGGACTGTGCCTTACCGACCTCCTGCATGCTGGCCCGCCTGAAACAGGAGCCTCTCCGGGAGATATCGTCTGGAAGCTCGCTGTTTGGAGAGGAGCTCCATGGTGTTAAAGCCAACAGAAATACTGACTTCAACTTCGCCGCTGCCTTTTATGGGAAATCTTTCTTAGAAATGGATATCAAGGATGGGAAGACGGACAGCTTGGAGGGGAAACACAGAAAAG ACATGTCCTACATCTCTCAGAGCGAGCCGGGGGAGGACCTGAAGTCAGAGGACCCGGATCGACCCGCCAAACCCCGGAAGCGCAGGAAGCCGCGCGTGCTGTTTTCACAGGCGCAGGTGTATGAGCTGGAGCGTCGCTTCAAGCAGCAGAAGTACTTGTCGGCTCCGGAGAGAGATCACCTGGCCGGGGTGCTCAAACTGACCCCCACACAGGTTAAGATCTGGTTCCAGAACCGCCGCTACAAGTGCAAGAGACAGCGACAGGACCAGAGTCTGGAGATGGTTGGTATCCCGCCGCCGAGACGAATCTCAGTCCCAGTGCTGGTCCGAGACGGGAAGCCCTGCCTTGGAGACTCGACGACCTATAATAGTTCATATAATGTGGGCCTCAACCATTTCACTTATAACAGTTACCCAGCGTTCAGTAATTATCCCAGTCCTGGCTGTAATATGAACCATGCGTGTAACTATCCCACCACTGCGGTGCAGTCTATCCAACCCTCACAAAACAACGGGAATTACATGAACTTCGGCGTGGGAGAGTTAAACGTTCAAAACACGTTTCCGTCCGGCAATGGAGTGTCTTCTTTACATGGAATCAGAGCGTGGTGA